GGGGTTCTGCCGGTACGCTTTGGCCCATTCGCCGTCGCTGTCGTCTCCGAACATGGAGACCTGCTTACTGGCCTTGCCTTTGTTGGCCTTGCTGGCTCTGGCGGTGGCGCTGGCGACGGCCTGCTGGTCTTTTTCGCGGATGTACTCCGGGACGGGGCGGCTGTTCGGCTGGCCGTACTTCTGCGGGAATTCCAGCGTGGCCTTCTGAATGATGTGCGCGACGGGGTTCAGGTCAAGGCTGTACACTTCGCAGCCCAGGCGCAGGGCCTCAAGGGGAATGGCCCCGCCACCGCCGAAAGGGTCGAGGACTTTGGGGGGAATGCCGCCGTTGGCTTCCAGCACGCGCCTGCGGGCCTCCAGGATGTCGGGGCTGTTGCCGTCCTTGACCGCTTCCCAGGGCACGATTTTCTTCACCAGTTCGTAGTTCTCATCGGTATCCGGAACCAGGGTGGCGAACACGGCGGCGCGACTCGCGGCGAGCGGGCGGCGTGCCCACCAGATGTGCAGCGTGGAAATGTGACCGTGCCGGATGCTTTTCTCGCGTGCCGACTCGGTGCTGACCTCGTTGAGTGGCAAGCGGTGTTCAATCAGTCGTTTGTAAGCCATGTGTTTTCCCAGAATAACGGGCGGGAGCAAACGATCCTGTCACCTTTTAGGAAAACGACACTTGGTGTCGGGCTGCACGTCATGACCGTGTGACAGTTCCTATGGGAGAGTGCAGTTCCATGAAAATGAACGTCTCAAAAGCTGCGGCTGCCTTTTTCGCTCTCACGACGGTTGGTCTGCTGGGTTACGCCACGGGTCAGTCACAGGCCAATACGAACACCTTCCGGGTGACGGACATCCGGTACGACGAGAGCATGGGGACAAAATTACCCCTTCCAACGTTCCCGAAGAACTGGAAGCTCATCAGTGTCAGCAATGGCGAGAAGGCCAACTCAAATACCCTCTGGTTTCAGTCGGCTGATGGAAACGTTTACATGCTGTCGGGATTTACGACTTATGGGCAGTTCATCATCGACGGCACAGCGGAAAAGCTGAACGCCCGCTGAGACGAAAGTCGCATTACGGCCTGCCCAGTTTTGAGTAGGCTGTTGTCGTTTGGTGGGTCAGGTGGGTTTCCGAGTTGGAGAGGGGTGCGCGTCGAGAATGGGATGTTGCAGGTTGTTGCACCTGACCCGAATTCGTACCGGAATTGCCGCACTTTCGATTTTTAGCCGTGCCCGGCTGACACGCTAAAACGCTAGCGTGTTCGTTAGCTTGCCAGTATCAACACTGGTGCTGATACCCGAATTCAACCCGAATTCAACCCGAATTCGTTTCGGGAAGAATGTAGTGTGCCGCCTGTCCACGTCCAACCAGCACAATCTTTTTCTCGTTACGCAGGCGCTGGAGCAGGTATTCGGCCCGGCCTTTCTCCATCCGGTTTTCCTTAATGACCTCACTCCGCTTCACCCGGCCATGTTCCCGAATACGGTTGATAACCCATTGTTCATCGGCATCCGTCTCGGCCTGCTTACGGCGCTCATACTCGTCAAGCTGATTGAGTTCCTGGTATACAGCGCTACTCAGGTGGTAAGTCGCGTTGCGGCCTGAACGTCGGCGTTCCACCAGGCCCCAGTCCAGCAGTTCCTCCAGAATGTTCCGGCACTGGGCTTCCTCGACGTTCGCCAGTGGAGCGGCTTCCTGCGCGGACAGTTCCCTGGCCTTGGAGAGGTGGTGCATGACCATCAGGTGTCGCCAGTCCATCGTCTGGTGTTCGTCCTGAGCGCGAATGACCATTTCCACGAATCGGACATCGGCCTCACCACCAGGAATGGCCACGCTGACGCTGTTGCCGTCGCTCTTGTATTTCGGTGCTGGTCGCCCAGAACTCAGGACATCCCCGAAGATGCGGGGCACGCCGCGTCCAGTGCGTTCGACCAGGCCAAGGCGTTTGAAAATATCGGCAAGGAGAGGGTTACGGGGTGTGGGCTGGGCGTAGAGCAGGTTCTGCACGGTGATGCCGTCCATGAACGCACCAGGGCTGGTGATGTTCAGTTGGTCGCCCTTGAACTGGAAGTACACGGCGTTCAGCAGCGTGTAATCCCGGTGAACCAGGGCGTTGGCGAAGGCTTCACGCACCGCCCGCTCCGGGTATTGCGGCACAGCCATGCGCTCTAGACCAAAACGCAATTCCTTCTGCGGGTTGCGGTTCAGGAAGAAGTTCTCGTACAACTCCCAGACGCGCAGCAACGGTTCACGGTAGAAGTCATTGGCTGTTACGTCCTGGTCGGCCTCCAGTTGCTGGAACCCCACCTCATGCCCAGGAATGTAGGCGCGAATGGCGGCAATGTCGCCCGCCACCAGAATGCCCGCCACGGTAGGGTAAATTTCCTTCCCTTCGCGTTGCACCAGTCCCAGCGCATCGGCCAGGGCGGCATTATCCAGTTCCAGCAGGGCTTTATCCGCCTGCGGTTGCCTCCGCACAAAACCACGAATACGGTCAAATTCGGCCAG
The Deinococcus fonticola genome window above contains:
- a CDS encoding ATP-binding protein, coding for MTEQELRQLIAGGETLSVEFKSDSPGQKSGLSDEELQDAVVCLANAEGGALLLGVEDGGTITGLHAKHQGRPANGISAYLRNVLQGSSRPEVQAEIVITSDGAVAVIQVSKASSLVSTSQGRMLKRRFDSWGNPECATIYPHEIPALLAVKRQYDHTQQPIRDLGFDALSLAEFDRIRGFVRRQPQADKALLELDNAALADALGLVQREGKEIYPTVAGILVAGDIAAIRAYIPGHEVGFQQLEADQDVTANDFYREPLLRVWELYENFFLNRNPQKELRFGLERMAVPQYPERAVREAFANALVHRDYTLLNAVYFQFKGDQLNITSPGAFMDGITVQNLLYAQPTPRNPLLADIFKRLGLVERTGRGVPRIFGDVLSSGRPAPKYKSDGNSVSVAIPGGEADVRFVEMVIRAQDEHQTMDWRHLMVMHHLSKARELSAQEAAPLANVEEAQCRNILEELLDWGLVERRRSGRNATYHLSSAVYQELNQLDEYERRKQAETDADEQWVINRIREHGRVKRSEVIKENRMEKGRAEYLLQRLRNEKKIVLVGRGQAAHYILPETNSG